The proteins below are encoded in one region of Phaeodactylum tricornutum CCAP 1055/1 chromosome 3, complete sequence:
- a CDS encoding predicted protein has protein sequence MRITNFSIVGAVTATALVLSACSISQAFSPPLRSVPRIRINGRPSPSFRFAIIPDKEIQQKTKKDTTQAFFDEEAPSPHDSGAGIPYERLTIGVLKESFPGECRVSQTPDSVRTLVKEGFTVAVESGAGDKASFNDAAYLEAGAIVLKATQIYQDADILTKVRPPSDEDVPKFAGKTLISTIQPAINSDLYHALVAQGTNVFALDCVPRMLSRGQSYDILSSQANIAGYRAIVEAAEQFPRFFAGQMTAAGKVPPAKILVLGAGVAGLAAVQTAKNMGAIVRAFDVRSICKEQVESMGATFLEVDVQEDGSGTGGYAKEMSDAYKAAQAKLMLEQAKDVDIIVTTALIPGRKAPVLVDEGMLSEMKAGSVCVDLAAANGGNVALTKPDEIVTTDNGVKIVGYTDLPSRLPATASNLFANNVAKFILSIGPQTTKEKNLFLIDLDDDAVQNMLIAYKGEARWPDKIKPFSPPPLPAKAQVDVLLTEEDPIVSANKKQKVSFVKNTGISSLAAIILVAFGLTTDSPESVSLLATFALAGLAGYQVVWGVAPALHSPLMAVTNAISGMTAIGGMLLLGSHATDTKGLIPDSPAHWLGAIATALSFVNVAGGFLVSGKMLELFRRQNEPKDFFELYAIPTSVILAGLGIAGFSGVGNLDTMTGTVGIASAICCIAAIAGLANQETARTGNVLGMAGVTFGLAAATGEMAVAEAAPAAFQQVGLLGALGGGVGLKLASGVGPTELPQTVAAFHSLVGLAAMAGAAGEFFAGDDLTTGTLSAIYLAILIGGVTFTGSIVAFSKLAGIMGSSPLRLPGRDQLNLAMITTCVLGFAAFLDPSLATNLVSIDHGTVQLVSLGIVASIASILGYHLTASIGGADMPVVITILNSYSGWALCAEGFLLGNPLLAQVGALIGFSGAILTWIMCEAMGRNVVSVVLGGAGTATSSESTETTAFEGEITTTTIDNVADALKEARTIMITPGYGLAVARAQFSIAEIAKKLKEEGKNVRFGIHPVAGRMPGQLNVLLAEAGVPYDMVFEMEDINEEFAETDVTLVIGASDTVSSAAEDDPKCSIYGMPVLRVWKSGHVFVLKRSIGNTGYAGMQNPILFKDNVDVLLGDAKDSCDALRSALID, from the exons ATGAGAATCACCAACTTTTCCATCGTTGGGGCCGTGACTGCGACAGCCTTGGTTCTTTCTGCTTGTAGTATCAGCCAGGCCTTTTCCCCTCCGTTGCGGTCTGTTCCACGAATCCGTATCAATGGTAGACCTTCGCCTTCTTTCCGCTTTGCGATCATTCCCGACAAGGAAATCCAACAGAAGACGAAAAAGGATACGACTCAAGCGTTTTTCGATGAAGAGGCCCCATCACCTCACGATTCGGGTGCAGGAATTCCTTACGAGCGTCTTACTATAGGAGTACTGAAAGAATCTTTCCCAGGCGAGTGTCGAGTGTCACAAACACCTGACTCGGTCCGAACACTGGTCAAAGAAGGATTTACCGTCGCCGTCGAATCTGGAG CTGGCGACAAGGCCTCTTTCAACGATGCAGCATACCTAGAAGCCGGCGCGATTGTCTTAAAAGCCACCCAGATATACCAGGATGCTGACATTCTCACCAAGGTCCGTCCGCCGAGTGATGAGGATGTACCAAAATTTGCCGGGAAAACTTTAATTAGTACAATCCAGCCCGCAATTAACAGTGATCTATACCATGCTTTGGTGGCGCAAGGGACGAACGTCTTTGCCTTGGATTGTGTCCCTCGCATGCTCAGTCGAGGGCAGTCGTACGATATTCTTTCCTCTCAGGCCAACATTGCAGGCTATCGCGCCATCGTGGAAGCGGCGGAGCAATTTCCACGTTTCTTTGCGGGTCAAATGACAGCCGCTGGTAAGGTACCTCCCGCCAAAATCCTGGTGCTTGGGGCTGGCGTGGCCGGATTGGCGGCGGTGCAGACCGCCAAAAATATGGGGGCAATTGTCCGGGCCTTTGACGTACGTTCCATCTGCAAAGAACAAGTCGAATCTATGGGCGCTACGTTTTTGGAAGTCGATGTACAAGAAGACGGAAGTGGTACTGGTGGATACGCCAAGGAAATGAGTGACGCCTATAAAGCGGCACAGGCCAAGCTCATGCTAGAGCAGGCCAAGGACGTGGATATAATTGTTACGACGGCCTTGATTCCTGGCCGCAAAGCCCCTGTGTTAGTAGATGAAGGGATGTTGTCGGAGATGAAGGCAGGATCCGTCTGTGTGGATTTGGCCGCTGCGAACGGCGGAAACGTAGCTCTAACTAAACCGGACGAGATCGTCACAACAGATAACGGGGTTAAAATTGTCGGATACACCGACCTTCCGTCCCGTCTACCTGCGACAGCCAGCAATCTTTTCGCAAACAATGTGGCCAAGTTCATTTTAAGTATCGGTCCCCAGACAACCAAGGAAAAGAATCTCTTTCTAATCGATTTAGATGACGATGCAGTGCAAAATATGTTGATCGCTTACAAAGGAGAGGCCCGTTGGCCCGACAAGATTAAGCCTTTTAGCCCTCCTCCACTACCAGCCAAAGCCCAGGTAGACGTGCTATTGACGGAAGAAGATCCTATCGTCTCGGCCAAtaaaaagcaaaaagtgTCGTTCGTAAAAAATACTGGCATTTCGAGTCTTGCTGCGATTATTTTGGTTGCCTTTGGTCTTACTACCGATTCTCCTGAGAGTGTATCTCTATTGGCCACCTTTGCGTTGGCTGGCCTCGCAGGGTATCAAGTAGTCTGGGGCGTTGCACCGGCTCTGCACTCTCCACTGATGGCCGTAACCAACGCCATTTCCGGGATGACAGCAATTGGCGGCATGCTTCTTTTGGGAAGTCATGCGACGGACACCAAGGGTTTAATTCCAGATAGCCCAGCACATTGGCTGGGCGCTATTGCAACAGCGCTGTCGTTCGTAAATGTTGCCGGTGGATTTTTGGTTTCCGGAAAGA TGCTGGAATTGTTCCGCCGACAGAATGAGCCGAAGGATTTCTTTGAACTGTACGCAATCCCCACGAGTGTTATTCTTGCAGGATTGGGTATAGCTGGCTTCTCGGGAGTGGGAAATCTAGACACCATGACCGGCACTGTCGGCATTGCTTCGGCCATCTGCTGCATTGCTGCGATTGCAGGGCTTGCGAATCAAGAAACTGCTAGGACTGGAAATGTTCTAGGTATGGCAGGTGTAACGTTCGGCTTGGCGGCGGCAACCGGTGAAATGGCCGTCGCCGAAGCTGCCCCTGCTGCTTTTCAGCAAGTCGGGCTATTGGGAGCTCTTGGAGGTGGGGTGGGATTGAAGCTTGCATCAGGTGTCGGACCGACTGAGCTCCCCCAGACCGTTGCCGCCTTCCATTCTCTTGTCGGTCTAGCAGCCATGGCTGGAGCCGCGGGTGAATTCTTTGCCGGTGACGATCTGACCACAGGTACTCTCTCGGCGATTTATCTTGCCATCCTGATCGGAGGCGTTACCTTTACTGGTTCGATAGTTGCCTTCAGTAAACTTGCCGGTATCATGGGCTCGTCCCCATTGCGCTTGCCTGGGCGCGACCAACTAAACCTTGCAATGATTACGACTTGTGTTCTAGGTTtcgctgcttttcttgaCCCCTCTTTGGCTACAAATCTAGTCAGTATTGATCATGGAACTGTGCAGCTCGTTAGCCTCGGAATAGTAGCTAGCATCGCATCAATTCTCGGCTATCATCTTACAG CAAGCATTGGTGGTGCGGATATGCCGGTTGTCATTACAATCTTGAATTCATACTCCGGTTGGGCACTGTGTGCAGAGGGGTTCCTGCTTGGCAATCCTCTTCTGGCACAAGTCGGTGCCCTAATAGGATTTTCTGGAGCCATAC TGACTTGGATCATGTGCGAG GCCATGGGAAGAAATGTTGTATCCGTTGTACTAGGTGGAGCAGGAACTGCTACGAGCTCGGAATCTACAGAAACAACTGCATTCGAAGGTGAAATTACTACGACCACAATCGACAACGTTGCTGACGCTCTCAAAGAGGCAAGGACCATTATGATCACGCCTGGATACGGTCTTGCTGTAGCTCGTGCACAGTTTTCGATTGCTGAAATCGCcaaaaaattgaaggaagaaggaaagaaTGTGCGTTTTGGTATTCACCCGGTCGCCGGCCGTATGCCTGGCCAATTGAATGTTTTGCTTGCTGAAGCTGGTGTTCCGTACGATATGGTTTTTGAAATGGAAGACATCAATGAAGAATTTGCGGAAACGGATGTAACTCTTGTGATCGGCGCTTCGGATACCGTTAGTAGTGCCGCCGAGGACGATCCCAAATGCAGCATCTATGGCATGCCCGTCCTTCGAGTTTGGAAGAGTGGCCATGTTTTTGTCCTGAAGCGGTCTATTGGCAACACTGGGTATGCCGGTATGCAGAATCCGATCCTATTCAAGGACAATGTCGATGTTCTTCTCGGCGACGCCAAAGACAGCTGCGATGCTCTTCGCTCAGCATTGATCGACTGA
- a CDS encoding predicted protein has translation MTSTVPDETIEAPTTTTTANLPASISKLPIVCLAHGMRHKANAYELKNWVALALTLDGRDKLTKILQYVARLLSWWFAGRGRINQAQRFASLKNSLTTSRKAFRMGRSVIEFHRLRKMGILEALGYYLQQNLDRKPRDEPAGKCLDTGGYGKNQQSLVPLLNGLAYRLQQKMATTFLLTEPKLPDTPLWALLGTALKTLGLMGFWAADNISFLIASGTFDNYRLGSRERLERRNRYARRASAVANRAYFGGAVAGLIVNVRGYLDQRQTTLHFLQQRREQTQTADEIDFTKKGLEKAREKHFDSFVALTKSVCDVLVFSNNPGIDLWQQQIGHKMHEGFHCLFGLISASAVLYNNYPAAC, from the coding sequence ATGACCTCAACCGTCCCGGATGAGACTATAGAAGCgcccacgacgacgacgacggcgaattTGCCTGCATCAATATCAAAACTTCCAATTGTATGTTTAGCGCATGGCATGCGTCACAAAGCTAACGCTTATGAATTGAAAAATTGGGTCGCGTTGGCGTTGACGTTAGACGGAAGGGATAAGCTCACAAAAATTTTACAGTATGTTGCTCGTTTGCTTTCTTGGTGGTTTGCGGGCCGGGGAAGAATCAACCAAGCGCAGCGGTTTGCGTCTCTAAAAAACAGCCTCACAACGAGTCGTAAAGCGTTTCGCATGGGACGAAGCGTCATCGAGTTTCATCGCCTCCGGAAAATGGGGATTTTGGAAGCACTCGGCTATTACTTACAACAGAATTTGGATAGGAAACCAAGAGACGAACCGGCTGGAAAATGTCTTGATACAGGCGGATACGGTAAAAATCAACAATCGCTGGTCCCTCTTCTGAATGGTTTAGCATACCGATTGCAACAGAAGATGGCGACAACTTTTTTGCTTACTGAACCCAAACTCCCCGACACACCACTGTGGGCATTGTTAGGAACAGCTCTGAAAACCCTCGGTTTAATGGGCTTCTGGGCAGCAGACAATATTTCCTTTCTCATAGCCTCCGGCACTTTCGACAACTACCGACTAGGATCTCGAGAACGCTTGGAACGACGGAATAGATACGCTAGACGAGCAAGTGCAGTAGCGAATCGAGCTTATTTCGGAGGAGCGGTCGCCGGCTTAATTGTTAATGTTCGAGGATACCTTGATCAACGGCAGACAACCCTCCACTTCTTACAGCAACGCCGAGAGCAAACCCAGACAGCGGATGAAATAGATTTTACTAAAAAGGGTCTGGAGAAGGCCAGAGAGAAGCACTTTGATTCGTTTGTGGCCCTCACCAAGAGCGTATGTGACGTTTTGGTCTTCAGTAACAATCCCGGTATCGATCTCTGGCAACAGCAGATCGGACACAAGATGCACGAAGGCTTCCATTGCCTATTTGGCTTGATCTCTGCTTCCGCTGTCCTTTACAATAATTATCCGGCTGCTTGTTGA
- the CYCP6 gene encoding predicted protein, producing the protein IVQVLAAVLDRLVIQNASIAMGDPGQVTKFHAMKAPGIGVLQYLERIHKYASCSSECFILALIYIDRLIQRNNFLLTDLNVHRVVITAVLLAAKFFDDAYYNNAYYAKIGGVLVSEINGLEVDFLFRINFSLHVTPDVFDKYRAQL; encoded by the exons ATCGTTCAGGTGCTTGCTGCTGTTCTGGACCGATTGGTCATTCAGAATGCCTCGATCGCCATGGGCGATCCGGGACAGGTAACGAAGTTTCACGCAATGAAAGCTCCCGGCATCGGTGTGCTTCAATATTTAGAACG GATTCACAAGTATGCCTCGTGCTCGAGCGAATGCTTCATCTTGGCTCTTATTTACATCGACCGGTTGattcaacgaaacaacttTCTTCTCACGGATTTGAACGTGCACCGTGTGGTGATCACAGCCGTATTACTGGCAGCGAAGTTTTTTGACGATGCGTACTACAACAATGCTTACTACGCCAAGATCGGAGGTGTTTTAGTGTCTGAGATCAATGGATTGGAAGTGGATTTTCTCTTCCGGATCAACTTTAGTTTGCACGTGACCCCTGATGTGTTTGACAAGTACCGTGCTCAACTT
- a CDS encoding predicted protein, whose translation MSVFAVLASTSARRAAAFIPGRSRSAAITKVFGGLPLQRSHSFHFLEQKQSSRLFATIADEAATVEEEELVELPTNDNDEELLRIRHSSAHVMAMAVQRIFPEAQVTIGPWIDSGFYYDFFFPERTDEESGETIPARKLSEQDLKDVKKAMDKIIGKDYPISREDVSREEARRRIEKIGEPFKLEILDSIKTEPITLYHIGDEWWDLCAGPHVDSTGKLPKKAIQLQSVAGAYWRGDENREMLQRIYATAWKDPQQLKQYKKMLEEAKKRDHRMLGKKLDLFSIQEDAGGGLVFWHPKGSKVRRMIEDFWKDAHIQDGYDVVYSPHIANIDLWKTSGHFDFYRADMFDQMDVENEQYQIKPMNCPFHCLMYKDELRSYRDLPFRWAELGTVYRYERSGTLHGLMRVRGFTQDDAHIFCLPEQLQDEIVGVLDLTETILSRFGFDKYDVMLSTRPEKSVGSDEIWDAATVALEGALKVKGWDYNVDEGGGAFYGPKIDLKIRDAIGRQWQCSTVQCDFNLPERFGLEYASADGTRERPIMVHRAIFGSIERFFGILIENCSGDFPLWLAPTQLKLLPVTDAVHEYCNEIAAKALKMGLRIEVDRGSERLAKQIRNAEQARIPVMAVVGMKEMESNSLAVRSRKLGDLGSFEVEDLLSELKRCAAAAEEMTLVGEKEGKIDSESVN comes from the exons ATGTCGGTCTTTGCGGTCTTGGCTTCCACGAGCGCCCGGAGGGCGGCTGCCTTTATCCCAGGTCGATCGCGGTCGGCAGCTATCACAAAAGTATTTGGTGGCCTTCCTCTTCAAAGATCACACTCGTTTCACTTTTTGGAACAAAAGCAATCGTCGCGTCTCTTCGCGACCATCGCTGACGAAGCTGCAACTGtcgaggaagaagagcttgTGGAACTACCcaccaacgacaacgatgaagaGTTATTACGTATCCGACATTCATCGGCTCATGTTATGGCAATGGCGGTTCAGCGGATTTTCCCGGAGGCCCAAGTGACAATTGGTCCCTGGATCGACAGCGGCTTCTACtacgactttttctttcccgAAAGGACCGATGAAGAATCGGGAGAAACTATTCCGGCACGGAAGCTTTCCGAGCAGGATTTGAAAGACGTTAAAAAGGCAATGGATAAGATCATCGGGAAAGACTATCCGATTTCTCGTGAGGATGTTAGTCGTGAAGAAGCGAGACGGCGCATTGAGAAAATCGGTGAACCCTTCAAGCTAGAAATTCTAGACAGTATCAAGACCGAACCTATCACGCTTTATCACATTGGCGACGAATGGTGGGACCTGTGCGCTGGTCCGCACGTGGATTCAACGGGAAAGCTTCCCAAAAAAGCTATACAATTGCAAAGCGTGGCGGGAGCCTACTGGCGTGGCGACGAGAATCGCGAAATGCTCCAACGCATCTACGCCACGGCCTGGAAGGATCCGCAACAGCTCAAACAATACAAGAAAATGCTCGAAGAAGCGAAGAAACGCGATCATCGTATGCTGGGGAAGAAACTGGATCTATTCTCGATCCAAGAAGACGCCGGTGGAGGCCTCGTATTTTGGCATCCCAAGGGGTCCAAGGTTCGCAGGATGATTGAAGATTTCTGGAAAGACGCACATATCCAAGATGGCTACGACGTTGTCTATTCGCCACACATCGCAAATATTGATTTGTGGAAAACTTCTGGCCATTTCGACTTTTACCGTGCGGACATGTTCGATCAAATGGATGTTGAGAATGAACAGTATCAGATCAAGCCAATGAACTGCCCGTTCCATTGTCTAATGTATAAGGATGAGCTTCGATCATATCGTGATCTGCCCTTTCGGTGGGCGGAGCTAGGAACGGTATATCG GTACGAGCGTTCTGGAACTCTGCACGGCCTCATGCGTGTCCGTGGTTTCACTCAGGACGACGCGCATATTTTTTGTCTTCCGGAACAATTGCAGGATGAGATTGTTGGTGTTCTCGACTTGACTGAAACGATCTTGTCACGTTTTGGCTTTGACAAGTACGATGTTATGCTCTCGACTCGTCCCGAAAAGTCGGTAGGTTCGGACGAGATTTGGGACGCAGCTACTGTTGCGTTAGAAGGAGCCCTCAAAGTCAAAGGCTGGGATTACAATGTTGACGAGGGAGGCGGCGCCTTTTATGGGCCAAAAATTGACCTCAAAATCCGAGATGCGATTGGCCGGCAGTGGCAGTGCTCTACAGTCCAATGCGATTTCAATTTGCCAGAACGCTTCGGACTCGAGTATGCAAGCGCCGATGGCACACGAGAACGCCCTATCATGGTGCATCGTGCTATTTTTGGTTCTATCGAGCGGTTTTTTGGAATCCTAATAGAGAATTGTTCAGGCGACTTCCCACTTTGGTTGGCTCCGACGCAATTAAAGCTGTTACCAGTCACGGATGCTGTGCATGAGTATTGTAATGAGATTGCAGCGAAGGCTCTAAAAATGGGACTCCGTATCGAAGTAGATCGCGGAAGCGAACGATTGGCTAAGCAAATTCGCAACGCTGAACAGGCTCGTATTCCAGTTATGGCGGTGGTTGGTATGAAAGAGATGGAATCAAATTCTCTTGCTGTGCGTAGTCGG